AAGTGTCATCTTTTCGGACCTGTAAACCTGCGACATGTTGATCTGGAAGTAGTACGGTCATGCCTCCGGGGTCTGAGTGGGATGATAGGCCCAGCGTCAGGTCAGGCTGAGGGCACTTTGGATAAAAATTAACCCTTAAGCATGCCCCAATATCCTCACCACCAAACCCCTTTTGGAGAAAGTCTTGTTCTAATCCAAGGTTTAGTGACAAAATCTTCAATATCCTCCCACAAAGCTTCACTACTTCCTTCCCATACTCATCTATTACTTGCCtgaaaaaaacacacacaacacaaagaaactaaaaatacGTCTTACTGACAATATATACTCTTTTTCCAAGCATAGAAATagattatttgaatttaatggCATGTGCCTACAAATTTAATTACCATGTAGGATATGTGAGACAAAACTCAAGAAAAGTATAAAGCAAGTAGGAATGGTTAATGAGGAATAATAAGCAAGAGATTAAGACAAGCTTAGAGAGCCCACTTAATTAAAGTTGGGATCACGAACATAACAATAGTAACAAACTATTATAGTCTAGTAGTATTTCTGTTTTCGGTTCGAGTCTAGTGGTAATTTACTTTCTAATATTGGAAGATGTCTATTTTGACTTGGGAACGTACCTGGCATAGCCGGGGAGGGCCGGCCACTTGTCCTGGTCCTTCAAGCACAATGGAAGATAGTGAAGGAAATAATAGTCACTCCAGTCAAGAATGGCACCTTTCTCAACCCCAAGCCTGCTGCCGTACCCTTCATAGGTCTTGGGTGAGTTGGCGTAGGCTTGCTTCAGCTCCATCGGCAAATGGAAGAATTGGCGCCAAACCTCCTGGTTCCGGTCCATCAAACCGGGGCTAACGCCATGGTTCACGACTTGGAAGAATCCCCAGTCCCGGCAGGCCTCAGAAATTTGGCTAAGTGTGGTGGCTCGCAGATGATCGTCGTCCAAGCCTTGGAAGTCAATGATTGGGATGTTGGTATGGGTGGCTTGATCAGAATTGGAGGAGATTGGGGTTGGTCTTTGGGTTGGGGGCTTGATGTATCGGTCTGGAAAGACACCGGTGTCGGACAA
The Prunus dulcis chromosome 2, ALMONDv2, whole genome shotgun sequence DNA segment above includes these coding regions:
- the LOC117619747 gene encoding probable 2-oxoglutarate-dependent dioxygenase At5g05600, whose protein sequence is MNCPSDWPEPIVRVQSLSDTGVFPDRYIKPPTQRPTPISSNSDQATHTNIPIIDFQGLDDDHLRATTLSQISEACRDWGFFQVVNHGVSPGLMDRNQEVWRQFFHLPMELKQAYANSPKTYEGYGSRLGVEKGAILDWSDYYFLHYLPLCLKDQDKWPALPGYARQVIDEYGKEVVKLCGRILKILSLNLGLEQDFLQKGFGGEDIGACLRVNFYPKCPQPDLTLGLSSHSDPGGMTVLLPDQHVAGLQVRKDDTWITVKPAPHAFIVNIGDQIQVLSNATYKSVEHRVIVNPAKERLSLAFFYNPKSDIAIEPAKELVTPERPALYPPMTFNEYRLYIRLNGPRGKSQVDSLKSPRK